One window of Oncorhynchus masou masou isolate Uvic2021 chromosome 33, UVic_Omas_1.1, whole genome shotgun sequence genomic DNA carries:
- the LOC135528403 gene encoding G0/G1 switch protein 2-like, whose protein sequence is METINEIIPFAKEMLSQKPSRGMMKVYLLGSTLAFFGVVGGLVETVCMPFCEQEPLDEEMIKLITEEKKRQMLEPEITTVEPDVVDELQTEIDAKKPLEGRQRRASIRSPAC, encoded by the coding sequence ATGGAGACCATAAACGAGATCATTCCATTCGCTAAGGAGATGCTGAGCCAGAAGCCCAGTCGAGGCATGATGAAGGTGTACCTGCTGGGTTCTACCCTGGCGTTTTTTGGAGTGGTCGGTGGGCTGGTGGAAACGGTCTGCATGCCATTTTGTGAACAGGAGCCATTAGATGAGGAAATGATCAAGTTGAtcacagaggagaagaagaggcaaATGCTGGAGCCAGAGATAACCACTGTCGAGCCTGATGTTGTGGATGAGTTGCAAACAGAGATTGATGCTAAGAAGCCACTGGAAGGTCGTCAGAGGAGGGCGTCTATCAGGTCACCTGCCTGTTGA
- the LOC135528401 gene encoding transcription initiation factor TFIID subunit 8-like, producing MADPAVMAGGFSAIVGRSGCGKATSSPAENYQLARRRTLQVVVSSLLTECGFESAEKATVESLTEMIQSYISEVGRCAKSYCEHTARITPTLSDAVVTLNEMGFNVDTLPGYAKRSQRMVITAPPVTNAPVIPKALIAGQKRTHPSHIPNHFPEFPDPHTYIKTPTFREPVSDYQVVREKAASQRRDVERALTRFMAKTGETQSLFKDDVTAFPLIAERPSSIPYLSALLPSELELQTLEETDSSEQDDQTDSENTPVNNLNDDSGADKENSVLLAGGVVPLVKVSEENMIDNPYLRPVKKPKVRRKK from the exons ATGGCGGACCCTGCAGTGATGGCGGGTGGATTCAGTGCTATAGTAGGG CGTTCCGGGTGCGGTAAGGCGACGTCCAGCCCGGCAGAGAATTACCAGCTTGCCCGGCGTCGCACCCTCCAAGTGGTAGTGAGCTCTCTGCTGACAGAGTGTGGATTCGAGAGCGCAGAGAAGGCCACTGTGGAATCACTGACTGAGATGATCCAGAGCT ACATATCTGAAGTAGGTCGTTGTGCCAAGTCATACTGTGAGCACACAGCTCGAATCACGCCCACCCTCTCTGACGCTGTGGTCACACTCAATGAAATGG GTTTCAATGTGGACACTCTGCCAGGGTATGCCAAGAGATCACAGAGGATGGTTATAACTGCTC CTCCAGTGACGAATGCTCCTGTGATCCCAAAGGCCTTGATTGCTGGACAGAAACGCACTCATCCCTCCCACATCCCCAACCACTTCCCGGAGTTCCCCGATCCTCACACTTACATCAAAACTCCA ACGTTTCGGGAGCCTGTGTCAGATTACCAGGTGGTGCGAGAAAAGGCAGCTTCTCAGAGAAGAGATGTAGAGCGAGCACTCACACGCTTCATGGCCAAGACTGGAGAAACACAGAGCCTCTTCAAGGATGATGTCACTGCCTTCCCAT TGATCGCAGAGCGGCCCAGCTCCATCCCGTACCTCAGTGCCCTGCTGCCCTCAGAACTGGAGCTGCAGACTCTGGAGGAGACAGACTCCTCTGAACAGGACGATCAGACAGACAGCGAGAACACGCCAGTCAACAACCTCAAT GATGATTCTGGAGCTGATAAGGAGAATTCCGTGCTTCTTGCTGGTGGCGTGGTTCCCTTGGTGAAGGTCAGTGAAGAAAACATGATTGACAACCCATACTTGAGACCAGTCAAGAAACCCAAAGTGAGGAGGAAGAAGTGA
- the LOC135528402 gene encoding ciliary microtubule-associated protein 3-like translates to MAALDAAPLRCVAFGSCQERKLFPTHYAPNRLGNTLSLEGAPHRGPGCYDNHVGTILYDVQKRPESKKGYTLAARTSARFLPCAQTITPSPQSYQQDRTWSKVYPPGRIPFSSTTKRFRTKPVTADFKPGPGTYAHDTTLNQKVSWPMKFGSPDWGRLPTLERKALRTELLCDKEFVKQRSRVAYLQLFYS, encoded by the exons ATGGCGGCTCTGGATGCAG CTCCCCTGCGGTGCGTTGCCTTTGGCAGCTGCCAGGAACGGAAGTTATTTCCGACCCACTATGCACCGAACCGGCTGGGCAATACGCTCTCACTTGAGGGAGCCCCACACCGTGGCCCCGGCTGCTATGACAATCAT GTTGGTACCATTCTATATGATGTACAGAAGAGACCTGAGAGTAAGAAAGGATACACTCTTGCTGCAAGGACGTCTGCACGGTTTCTGCCCTGTGCTCAG ACAATCACTCCTTCCCCTCAGAGCTATCAGCAGGACAgaacctggtctaaagtataCCCTCCTGGCAGAATCCCCTTCAGCTCCACCACAAAGAGGTtcaggaccaagcctgttacagctGACTTCAAACCAGG CCCAGGGACATATGCTCATGATACTACTCTGAACCAGAAGGTGTCATGGCCTATGAAATTTGGTTCCCCAGACTGGGGTAGACTGCCCACATTAGAGAGGAAAGCCTTGAGGACAGAG CTGCTTTGTGACAAGGAGTTTGTGAAGCAAAGAAGTCGGGTGGCATATCTACAGTTGTTCTACTCCTGA
- the LOC135528400 gene encoding V-type proton ATPase subunit S1-like, with the protein MAGSESSSKLRTIMAFIALLFALLSTGHCSSQVPLVMWSSEGYTLPPMASPAAGHIISNDQLVSYLNSALGSAPHNVLLFLQDKLSKDDFTRYGGVFGNNHESAFPNLESALQSSSSQLVLPALSWLGASAVPGLLQEKLGVSPLSVDPDTLAHLQLNASDNTLLLIILPYSTGAYLSCKEVLRSNDEVIGKVLSIMKAQGVPYTAIYTGLKPSRVIEEPSMVGQSSMGRSLLQAVVDEVKPPLMFNTTSGPCIMLWAQNLNVSFNNLEWIDLGPLTFAPGGSVSTAGSFCNETNSQLVLDYGSSVPTYTLFRLIFSMSQRRYPVSARNWFTLDTVELLFNADTAIYNGSRGIYAPAEYSFHCQNVNNFRNALLVPHTQNATQWRILFTDFQIQGFSILNRTTDFSYASDCAGFFTPGIWMGLITSLLMLLILTYGMHMIMQLRSMDRFDDPKGPSISVPQSE; encoded by the exons ATGGCAGGATCTGAGTCGTCAAGTAAATTGCGTACTATCATGGCCTTTATTGCTCTTTTATTTGCCCTGTTATCTACTGGACATTGCAGCAGTCAAGTACCACTTGTAATGTGGTCCAGTGAAGG GTACACCTTGCCACCCATGGCATCTCCAGCTGCTGGTCACATAATATCTAATGACCAGCTGGTGTCCTACCTAAATTCTGCTCTGGGGTCTGCCCCACACAACGTGCTTCTCTTCCTACAGGACAAG CTGAGCAAAGATGACTTCACAAGGTATGGGGGTGTTTTTGGAAACAATCATGAGAGTGCCTTTCCAAACCTGGAG TCTGCATTACAGTCTTCCTCTTCGCAATTGGTGCTGCCTGCCCTGTCATGGCTTGGTGCTAGTGCAGTCCCAGGTCTGCTACAGGAGAAGCTGGGTGTCTCCCCACTCAGCGTAGACCCAGACACACTGGCGCATCTCCAACTCAATGcatcagacaacactctgctgcTTATCATCCTGCCCTATTCTACTGG TGCTTATCTGTCCTGTAAGGAAGTCCTGCGTAGCAATG ATGAGGTCATTGGTAAAGTTCTGAGCATCATGAAAGCCCAGGGTGTTCCCTATACTGCTATTTACACTGGACTCAAGCCCTCACGA GTGATTGAGGAGCCATCCATGGTTGGCCAGTCTTCTATGGGCCGGTCCTTGCTGCAGGCGGTTGTTGATGAGGTCAAACCTCCTTTGATGTTTAACACTACCAGTGGCCCTTGCATCATGCTCTGGGCCCAGAATCTCAACGTCAGCTTTAATAACCTGGAATGGATTGACCTCGGTCCATTGACCTTTGCTCCCGGTGGCTCTGTGAGCACGGCTGGGTCCTTCTGTAATGAAACAAATTCACA GCTTGTCCTTGATTATGGAAGTTCTGTTCCAACATACACTCTCTTCCGTCTCAT CTTCTCCATGAGCCAGCGGCGCTACCCCGTGTCTGCACGAAACTGGTTCACCCTGGACACAGTGGAACTGCTATTCAATGCCGATACAGCCATCTACAATGGCAGCCGGGGCATCTACGCCCCCGCAGAGTACTCCTTCCACTGCCAGAATGTCAACAACTTCCGTAATGCACTGCTTGTGCCCCACACTCAGAATGCTACCCAGTGGAGGATTCTCTTCACTGACTTCCAG ATCCAAGGCTTCAGTATACTGAACAGGACAACAGATTTCTCCTATGCCAGTGACTGTGCTGGCTTCTTCACACCAGGGATCTGGATGGGCCTGATCACCTCTCTGCTAATGCTGCTAATCCTCACCTACGGCATGCACATGATCATGCAGCTACGCTCCATGGACCGCTTTGACGACCCTAAAGGCCCCTCAATCTCAGTGCCTCAGTCGGAGTAA
- the LOC135528407 gene encoding rab GDP dissociation inhibitor alpha, with protein sequence MDEEYDVIVLGTGLTECILSGIMSVNGKKVLHMDRNPYYGGESSSITPLEELYKRFELPDSPPESMGRGRDWNVDLIPKFLMANGQLVKMLLYTEVTRYLDFKVVEGSFVYKGGKIYKVPSTETEALASNLMGMFEKRRFRKFLVFVANFDENDPKTFEGVDPKVTTMKDVYKKFDLGQDVIDFTGHALALYRTDDYLDVPCLETINRIKLYSESLARYGKSPYLYPLYGLGELPQGFARLSAIYGGTYMLNKPVEEIVMEDGHVVGVKSEGEVARCKQLICDPSYIQDRVRKAGQVIRVICILSHPIKNTNDANSCQIIIPQNQVNRKSDIYVCMISYAHNVAAQGKYIAIVSTTVETSEPEAEIEPALELLEPIDQKFVSLSDLYEPTDDGTESQIFASSAYDATTHFETTCNDIKDIYKRMTGSDFDFENMKRKQNDVFGEDEQ encoded by the exons ATGGATGAGGAATATGACGTGATCGTTTTGGGAACCGGACTCACA GAATGCATCCTCTCTGGGATCATGTCTGTGAATGGAAAGAAAGTGCTGCACATGGACAGGAACCCCTACTATGGAGGTGAAAGCTCCTCCATCACCCCTCTGGAAGAG CTGTACAAGCGCTTTGAGCTGCCTGACAGCCCTCCAGAGTCTATGGGTCGTGGAAGAGACTGGAATGTGGACCTCATCCCCAAATTTCTAATGGCCAATG GTCAGCTTGTGAAGATGCTGCTATACACCGAGGTGACAAGATACCTGGACTTCAAAGTAGTGGAGGGTAGTTTTGTGTACAAGGGAGGAAAAATCTACAAAGTGCCCTCAACTGAGACTGAGGCACTAGCTTCAA ATCTTATGGGTATGTTTGAGAAGAGAAGGTTCCGGAAATTCTTAGTGTTTGTGGCTAACTTTGACGAGAACGACCCTAAGACCTTCGAGGGCGTCGACCCCAAAGTCACCACCATGAAAGATGTGTACAAGAAGTTTGACCTTGGTCAGGATGTCATCGACTTCACTGGCCACGCCCTGGCCCTCTACAGGACAGACGA CTACCTTGATGTGCCCTGTTTGGAGACCATCAACCGCATCAAGCTGTACAGTGAATCCCTGGCCCGATATGGGAAGAGCCCCTACCTGTACCCCCTCTATGGCCTCGGGGAGCTGCCTCAAGGATTCGCCAG GTTAAGTGCAATTTATGGAGGAACCTACATGCTCAACAAACCAGTGGAGGAGATAGTGATGGAGGATGGCCATGTGGTGGGAGTGAAGTCTGAGGGAGAG GTGGCTCGGTGCAAACAGCTGATCTGTGACCCCAGCTACATCCAGGACCGAGTGCGTAAGGCAGGTCAGGTGATCAGGGTCATCTGTATCCTCAGCCACCCCATCAAGAACACCAACGACGCCAACTCCTGTCAGATCATCATCCCTCAGAACCAGGTCAACCGCAAGTCAG ACATCTACGTGTGTATGATCTCCTATGCCCACAACGTGGCGGCCCAGGGAAAGTACATCGCCATCGTCAGCACCACCGTGGAGACCAGTGAACCTGAGGCTGAGATAGAACCTGCTCTGGAGCTGCTGGAGCCCATTGACCAGAA GTTTGTGTCCCTCAGTGACCTCTATGAGCCCACCGATGATGGTACTGAGAGCCAG ATATTCGCCTCGTCAGCCTACGACGCCACCACTCACTTCGAGACCACCTGCAACGACATCAAGGACATCTACAAGCGTATGACAGGCAGCGACTTTGACTTTGAGAACATGAAGCGCAAACAGAACGATGTGTTTGGGGAGGATGAGCAATGA